One genomic segment of Helianthus annuus cultivar XRQ/B chromosome 14, HanXRQr2.0-SUNRISE, whole genome shotgun sequence includes these proteins:
- the LOC110908506 gene encoding 50S ribosomal protein L28, chloroplastic, whose protein sequence is MALITASSCLKPQSSSISLKTNLKTNSELGFVTSQLSGLKISYDQCVAPINISTTINLPVQPVARRICPFTGKKSNTKNLVSHSNHKTKKLQFVNLQYKRVWWEAGKRYVKLRLSTKALKTIEKNGLDAVAKKAGIDLSKK, encoded by the exons ATGGCGCTAATTACAGCGTCCTCTTGCTTGAAGCCTCAATCTTCTTCAATAAGTTTGAAAACCAATTTGAAGACCAATTCGGAGCTAGGGTTTGTTACTTCACAATTGAGCGGCCTCAAGATTTCTTACGATCAATGTGTTGCACCCATTAACATTTCGACCACAATCAACCTCCCTGTTCAGCCAGTTGCTC GTAGAATCTGTCCGTTCACAGGAAAGAAATCAAACACGAAAAACCTTGTTTCTCACTCAAACCACAAGACAAAGAAATTGCAGTTTGTGAATCTGCAGTACAAGAGAGTATGGTGGGAGGCTGGCAAACGTTACGTGAAGCTGCGTTTATCAACTAAAGCTTTGAAAACCATTGAGAAAAACGGGTTAGATGCTGTTGCCAAGAAAGCTGGAATTGATCTTAGCAAGAAATAG